In a single window of the Notamacropus eugenii isolate mMacEug1 chromosome 4, mMacEug1.pri_v2, whole genome shotgun sequence genome:
- the TRIAP1 gene encoding TP53-regulated inhibitor of apoptosis 1 yields MNSVGEACTDMKREYDQCFNRWFAEKFLKGDGSGDPCTDLFKRYQQCVQKAIKEKEIPIEGLEFMGHSKEKSESSP; encoded by the exons ATGAACAGCGTGGGAGAGGCCTGCACCGACATGAAGCGAGAGTACGACCAGTGCTTCAACCGCTGGTTCGCCGAGAAGTTCCTCAAGGGCGACGGCTCCGGGGACCCCTGCACCGACCTCTTCAAGCGCTACCAGCAGTGCGTGCAG AAAGCGATCAAGGAGAAGGAGATTCCTATAGAAGGGCTGGAGTTCATGGGccacagcaaagagaagtcggAAAGCTCTCCTTGA
- the SRSF9 gene encoding serine/arginine-rich splicing factor 9 codes for MRRGRERPGLRDAAEGMSGMMGWGEDDERGNDNDGRIYVGNLPADVREKDLEDLFYKYGRIRDIELKNRRGLAPFAFVRFEDPRDAEDAIYGRNGYDYGQCRLRVELPRNPGGGGPRGRTGPPSRRSEFRVLVSGLPPSGSWQDLKDHMREAGGVCYADVQKDGMGVVEFLRKEDMEYALRRLDDSKFRSHEGETSYIRVYPERSSSYGYSRSRSGSRGRDSPYQSRGSPYYTSSFAPY; via the exons ATGCGCCGCGGCAGAGAGCGGCCTGGGCTGCGGGACGCGGCTGAGGGGATGTCGGGGATGATGGGCTGGGGGGAGGACGATGAACGGGGCAACGACAACGACGGCAGGATCTATGTGGGGAACCTCCCGGCGGACGTGAGGGAGAAAGACCTGGAGGACCTGTTCTACAAGTACGGGCGCATCCGGGATATCGAGCTCAAGAACCGCCGGGGCCTGGCGCCCTTCGCCTTCGTGCGCTTCGAGGATCCCAG GGATGCAGAAGATGCTATTTATGGAAGGAATGGTTATGATTATGGCCAGTGCCGGCTTCGTGTGGAACTACCCAGGAATCCTGGGGGTGGAGGGCCCCGAGGGAGAACTGGACCACCgtccagaagatctgaatttcGAGTTCTTGTATCAG GCCTTCCTCCCTCAGGCAGCTGGCAGGATTTGAAGGATCACATGCGAGAAGCTGGGGGTGTGTGTTATGCAGATGTGCAGAAAGATGGCATGGGGGTAGTTGAGTTCCTCCGAAAGGAAGATATGGAATACGCCCTGCGTAGACTGGACGACTCCAAATTCCGTTCTCATGAG GGTGAAACTTCCTATATCAGAGTTTATCCAGAAAGAAGCAGCAGCTATGGCTACTCCCGGTCCCGCTCAGGGTCAAGGGGCCGTGATTCTCCATACCAAAGCAGGGGCTCCCCATACTACACCTCTTCCTTTGCACCATATTGA
- the GATC gene encoding glutamyl-tRNA(Gln) amidotransferase subunit C, mitochondrial, giving the protein MWRRMLQRTLRTGLSPGVRGAIAGGPGARVGSCRSAGDDSGKPPPPGPRPGDRVSAELIEHLERLALVDFRNREGVERLRAAIEFAEKLRAVDTDGVAPMESVLEDRCLYLRADDVVEGGCVEDLLQNSQQTVEEYFVAPPGNITLPKQSEQDPALL; this is encoded by the exons ATGTGGCGTCGGATGCTCCAGCGGACGCTGCGGACAGGGCTGAGCCCCGGCGTGAGGGGCGCCATAGCCGGGGGGCCGGGAGCACGAGTCGGGAGCTGCCGGTCTGCGGGGGACGACTCGGGGAAGCCCCCACCCCCCGGCCCCCGCCCGGGCGACCGAGTGAGCGCCGAGCTGATCGAGCACCTGGAGCGCCTGGCCCTGGTGGATTTCCGAAACCGCGAGGGCGTAGAGCGGCTGCGGGCGGCCATCGAGTTTGCGGAGAAGCTCCGCGCCGTGGACACGGACGGCGTGGCGCCCATGGAGTCGGTGCTGGAGGACCG GTGCCTGTACCTGAGAGCCGACGACGTGGTAGAAGGCGGCTGTGTGGAAGACCTGCTGCAGAACTCGCAGCAGACTGTGGAGGAGTATTTTGTGGCACCCCCAG GGAACATCACTCTGCCAAAACAAAGTGAACAAGATCCAGCACTGCTTTGA